The region GCTGCCCTCACCCCCGGCCCCTCTCCCGCAAGCGGGAGAGGGGAGAATTCGATCGCGCTTCGGCCGAGGCCGGCGCGGGGGTCTGTCATCCTGAGCCCCAAGCGCACCGGACCGGCCCGTACTCCAGCCTCTGCGGGGCGAAGGATCTAACCGCGGACACCTCGACGCTCGGGCGCGGCAGCGGGCACCCAGACCCGAGACGCGGCCGGAGCGCCGAACGACGGAGTGTGGCGCACGCCGCGGCGCCCCCCATCCCCAACCCTTCCCCCGCAAACCCCGCGGGGGAAGGGCGCCAGTCTCGTGCGTCTGCGCCGCGTGTCAGCGCGGCGGCCGGATGCAGTCCGCGAAGGCGGACTTTGGGCCGTCGTTGCCGCGACTTCAGTCGCCCCAGCTGGGCCGTGGCCCGCGTAGTGTCGAGGACGGGTGAGGGCCCCGCGGAACTACGCCAGCAGCACCATCCCCAAGCCGATCGCCGCGCCGCCGACGAGCGTCACGCGCACGTTGTCGTCCACGGGAAGCGGGGCGAACTCCACCGTGGCGGCGACGAGCGCCCCGAACGCGGCGGCCGCGAACGGGACGGACGGGGCCACCAGGCAGACAGCTCCCGCCACCGCGAGGTCCGTCACCAGCCCCGCCGCGAACCCCTCCCAGCTCTTGCCCCACGACGTGCGGTGCCGCCCCCACCGCTTGCCCACCAGCGCCGCCGCCGCGTCGCCCAGGCCGTTGAAGAGCATCGCGGCCACGGCCACGGGCTTGGGAAACAGCACCAGCGCGGCGGCGTACGCGACGGCCATGTACGTGGCCCCGGCGAGGCCGTGCCGCTCGTGCGTGCGCAGCATGGTGCGCGTGCGGCGAAGGAACTGGTAGCGGAAGCCGCGGTGCTTGTGCCGCGCCAAGTCGATCCCCAGCGCGATGGCGGCACCGGGCAGCAGCACCGCCAGCGCCACCGGGCGCGGCACCACCCACACCAGCAGGGGCAGCACCGTCGACGACATGTGGATCGCCTTCCGCGTCAGCTCGCGCTTCATGCCCGGCCCGTGGCGGAATGAGTCTCACACATGCGGGGCTGCCCCCTCGCGCAGGAACCCGAGCAGCAGCTCGTTCACCCGGTCGGGAAACTCCTCCATCACCCAGTGGCTCGCCTCCGGAAGGTGCTCCACGCGAACGCCGGGCACCCACTTCTCCAGCCCGTGCGTCAGCCGTACCGACAGCGCCGGGTCTCGATCACCCCAGATCACCAGCGTAGGCAGCGCGATCTTGCGAGAGCGTGGCGACGAGTGGCGCGCCGCCGCGCGGTAGTAGGCGAGCATGGCCTTGATGGCGCCCGGGCGCGCGGCGGCCTCTCGGTACAGCTGGATGTCCTGGTCGGTGAACGCGCCGGGCTGCACCGCCTCGCCCCGGAAAATGCGCTCGAGCAGCGCGAAGTCGCCCCGGCGGAACGCGGCCTCGGGGAGGATTGGCAGCTGGAAGGCCGCGGCGTACCACGACCGCAGCATCTGGTCGGGCGTCATCAGCTCCCGCGCGAAGGCGCGTGGGTGCGGCGCGTTCAGGATGACCAGCCGGTCCACGTGCTCGGGCGCCAGCATCCCCATCCACCAGGCGATCACCCCGCCCCAGTCGTGGCCGACCACGTGCGCCTTGTCCGCACCCAGGTGCCGCACCAGCCCCACCACGTCCGCCACCAGCTGCTCTGTGCGGTACGCCGCCACGCGCGCGGGCTTTTCCGACATGTTGTAGCCCCGCAGATCGGGCGCCACCACGCGATAGCCTGCGGCGGCCAGCGCGGGGATCTGCCAGCGCCACGTCCACCAGAACTGCGGAAACCCGTGAAGCAGCACCACCAGCGGCCCCTCGCCTGCCTCCACCCAGTGCAGCCGGACGTTGTTCACCACCGCCTCGTGGTGCGTCCACCCTTCCCCGCCCGCCGTCGCCGCTGCCGTCGTCATCGCTCGTCCCAGTTGCCATCGTGTTCGCGTCTACGCATTGTACCAGCAACGACGGGGCCGGATGATCCTCCAGGCGCCCCGTTCGTTCTCCGCGACCTCCGCGCTTTTCGCGTGAGAGTCGTCACGGTCCGGCCGGCAGGAACGTTCCACCCGAAGCATCCAGCCATCTCCAAGGAGAACGAGAATGCGCGCAATCCCCCGATCGGCAACCCGGATTGGCCTCGCCCTGTTCTGCCTGCTGACCGCCGCGTGCGCCCCGACGGCCGTGGGCGCCGCCGGCGGCATCGGCTACACGGGACGCGGAGCCACGGCGCTGGTGCACGCACAGGTTCCCGAGGTGTTCGAGTCCACCGCCGCCGTGTTCGAGGAAATGGGCATCGAGCTGACGGACCGCCAGGGCCGGCCCGGCCGCGGCGGCTCGGCGATCGGCAACGACATTACCATCAACGGCCGGCGCGGCGCCGCGGAGGTGGTCGTGGGGATCGAGCGCGAGACCAACGCGAGCTCCGAGGTGTTCGTCCAGGTGCGTGAAGGCAGGGCCGACTACAACCGCGAGCTGGCGGGCGAGATCCTGGCGCGCATCGTCGCGAAGCGCTAAGCGGTTGGTTGACAAACACTTGGCACGCTGATAGATTCATCGCGTGACGGCGTAGAGAGCTTCACGTTTGAGCCGATAGTTCTGAAGCCGGGGCCTGAGCCCAAGGCAGACGCGGAGTCTTGATTGACATCGCGGAAACCGAGGGGATGGCACCC is a window of Longimicrobium sp. DNA encoding:
- a CDS encoding diacylglycerol/polyprenol kinase family protein; translation: MKRELTRKAIHMSSTVLPLLVWVVPRPVALAVLLPGAAIALGIDLARHKHRGFRYQFLRRTRTMLRTHERHGLAGATYMAVAYAAALVLFPKPVAVAAMLFNGLGDAAAALVGKRWGRHRTSWGKSWEGFAAGLVTDLAVAGAVCLVAPSVPFAAAAFGALVAATVEFAPLPVDDNVRVTLVGGAAIGLGMVLLA
- a CDS encoding alpha/beta hydrolase, yielding MTTAAATAGGEGWTHHEAVVNNVRLHWVEAGEGPLVVLLHGFPQFWWTWRWQIPALAAAGYRVVAPDLRGYNMSEKPARVAAYRTEQLVADVVGLVRHLGADKAHVVGHDWGGVIAWWMGMLAPEHVDRLVILNAPHPRAFARELMTPDQMLRSWYAAAFQLPILPEAAFRRGDFALLERIFRGEAVQPGAFTDQDIQLYREAAARPGAIKAMLAYYRAAARHSSPRSRKIALPTLVIWGDRDPALSVRLTHGLEKWVPGVRVEHLPEASHWVMEEFPDRVNELLLGFLREGAAPHV